In Sordaria macrospora chromosome 5, complete sequence, a single window of DNA contains:
- a CDS encoding 40S ribosomal protein eS10 has protein sequence MALEFRHAAHKSLRSRILSSRLPQRRHFPRTNTTNCVDTGHLVKMLIPKADRKAIHEYLFREGVMVAEKNYESTHETGIRNLFVIKACQSLTSRGYVKTQFSWQYYYYTLTPEGLDYLREWLHLPAEIVPATHIKSQRSHAPPRGMLGGEERRERPFGGRGRGDREGGYRRREAGEGKEGGAPGEFAPQFRGGFGRGRAGRGEAPPS, from the exons ATGGCATTGGAATTTCGGCACGCAGCCCACAAATCACTTAGATCTCGAATTTTGAGCTCTCGACTCCCGCAACGCCGACACTTTCCCCggaccaacaccaccaattGTGTCGACACCGGTCATCTCGTCAAAATGCTTATTCCCAAGGCTGACCGCAAGGCGATCCATGAG TACCTCTTCCGTGAGGGCGTCATGGTCGCTGAGAAGAA CTATGAGTCGACCCACGAGACCGGTATCCGCAACCTCTTTGTCATCAAGGCTTGCCAGTCTTTGACTTCCCGCGGCTACGTCAAGACCCAGTTCTCGTGGCAGTACTACTACTACACCCTCACCCCCGAGGGTCTCGACTACCTCCGCGAGTGGCTCCACCTCCCCGCTGAGATCGTCCCCGCCACCCACATCAAGTCGCAGCGTTCTCACGCTCCCCCCCGCGGCATGCTCGGTGGTGAGGAGCGCCGCGAGCGCCCCTtcggtggccgtggccgtggtgaCCGTGAGGGCGGTTACCGCCGCCGTGAGGCtggcgagggcaaggagggtGGTGCCCCCGGCGAGTTCGCTCCCCAGTT CCGTGGTGGTTTCGGTCGTGGCCGCGCCGGCCGTGGTGAGGCCCCTCCTTCGTAA